The Belonocnema kinseyi isolate 2016_QV_RU_SX_M_011 chromosome 10, B_treatae_v1, whole genome shotgun sequence genome has a window encoding:
- the LOC117181303 gene encoding uncharacterized protein LOC117181303: MSKFLNARLTRWILAIQDYNIKVEHLPGKDNVMVDVLSRLHEENSYKRNRGATRIIINALNYNWIQEMEQLIREIPAKQREDKKLKLFKQEIESEPERRARFKIINDNIYHFDGTTCRILITKEILQNLIWECHAAYGHPGAEKT; encoded by the coding sequence ATGAGTAAATTTTTAAACGCACGACTCACTCGTTGGATTCTCGCGATACAAGATTACAACATTAAAGTGGAACATCTACCGGGAAAAGATAACGTGATGGTCGATGTACTGAGCAGATTACATGAAGAAAACAGCTATAAAAGAAATCGTGGTGCGACCCGAATAATAATAAATGCATTGAACTACAACTGGATCCAAGAAATGGAACAATTAATCCGAGAAATCCCAGCTAAACAACGAGAAGacaagaaattgaaattattcaaacaggAGATAGAGTCAGAACCCGAAAGAAGAGcacgttttaaaataatcaatgaCAATATCTATCATTTTGATGGAACCACTTGTCGCATCTTAATCACAAAAGAAATTCTACAAAATCTTATCTGGGAATGTCACGCAGCGTATGGTCATCCAGGAGCAGAGAAAACATAA